The Toxorhynchites rutilus septentrionalis strain SRP unplaced genomic scaffold, ASM2978413v1 HiC_scaffold_333, whole genome shotgun sequence genomic interval TCGCAACACATGACAGTACCATCAGAGCATCGATTGGAAAAAAGTGAAGGAATTTCTGTTTGAGTGACACAAAGTGTTTAAAGCATTCAGCGCGTTAGATCCTTATACCGGAGCGATGCAAATGTTTATAGCAATCCTGTTTTGCCAAAACTGTCCgtaaaccaccataaaaatctTGTATTTTATTCTGCCTAAGTCACATTTTCCTAGCGACACGGTGAGTAAAAATAGGAACATCAGTGTGTCAAACAAAGCAAGATACGCAAGAGTCAACCTACAATCAACTCTTTCCACCTAAACAGAAATTAAAATACCTCtatttatattactttatttctCCTTTGCTTTTCCCGTTTCCATCTGAGATTGAACTAAGCCCATGCTGTTGGCACGGAACTAACATACGTAATAAAAAAGTTTGGTTGATGTCGGTTTCTTTGCATCTATTATGCTACGTCCACATGTGTCGTATATACCACCGTGTTTAGGGTTATTGTATTTTTCGGAGCAAGGCACTGAACGGAATGTTCACTCACGTCTATGGGAGTGTGAAGTGATCCGGTGGAGAAGCAAAGTCACTTGCAGGGCGAGTGACACTGGTGGGAGTGGTCCCCCGCGAATCATGTAAACTTTTGAAAGCTTGTTTCGATTAATTCATACTCTGAAGGGGTGGGTGGTGTGTTCTGAGCTCGGCTCGAAATGTTTTCAAAGCGTATTGAATTTCGGAAACTTCCAAAACAAAAACGGGTCGTTCGTTTCAGGACTAGTTTCATGCCCAGCCCCCTATAGTTGTCCCTATTCTCCgaacaaaacaccaaaaaagCATCGAATGACATAAGCGAAACAATCAAACAGCTTTCGTTTATTAGTTTGATACGGGCCGCTTCCTCGAAAAAGGGGTGAGCGTTTGCGGAAAACGAAAGCTGCGGGCCTCACtccaggggggggggggttgatAAAAATACCAAAACATGAGCCAAGCATAACCGAATTATAGCTCAGCCGAGAGTGGGAGAAACAACGGGAAGCAACAGAGGAAAAGAATACCTAAAAAAGAACTGAAAGTGTGGCAGGACCTAGCACAACACAAAAGACCTGAAAAAGGTTGTTGCGGAAGTAGGCCTTCCCCATTCGCGAACGGACGGTTTGTCCGTTCGGTTCGATCGTTTGATGGTGGATAATCCTTTTTATGCTGTGCGATCAGTGAACTGCTTTAAATATGAATGTGATACGATTTAAACTTCCGGAAAATTTCCATCCCAAAACGAAAGTGTACCGACGAAAGAAGTAAGAAATTGAATTGTGCACGTATTATCAGTATCTGTGTTAAGGTTTATCAAGCTTTATTATGAGGATGAATTAACTATTGATGATTCCACCTCGATAAAATTGAATATCGAACCGAAGCTTGCTTGAGAAGCAGAAGTTGTGCAACGTTAAAGCGTAGTTCAACAAGTCAACTAAATTTTCCAGGCCTTTGAACATCCGGCATTGTACACCAAGCGTCGAGTTTTGCATCCTGGCAGTTGAATAATGTGCTTTTCCGCGGTTGCAACTATAGCACCAGTGTTCAAGTAGGTGTTACACCTCAAAGGTATGCTGCGGGATGAGAGATATTCACTAGCAAGGATGCAGCGGTGAGGGTAGCGTAGGATCCGGTTATAGTTTTTCCCCGAGGTCGCGACACGAGCGGAGAGGGAAAACTTATTCAATTTATGCTTTGATGTGAAAACTAATTAGTGTCGTACTTTGTCTGATGTGCCCTCTACATTTCCATGGAAATTTATCGTAATGATCGATAGTTTGCGTGGATTGTGATGTAGCTTAAAAACCGATTGGAAAAGGAAAtcctttgttgttttttttcgatgcaatAATTTCACAAGAGTAATCTCAAGTCACTTCTGCTGTATTCGCAGGATATCTCGCTGTGTTTGGATTTCGCCGGATACCCTATTCACGCTTTGCGAAGTGGTTCTTCGAAAACTACTGCTGCATGTTGTACCGCGGCAGAAGTTTTGGCCTTTCGTTATTGTAAGTACTGAATAAAACATATTATGATGACACTTTTCCCAATGTAAACCACATACTGATTAGAAAAGTTCTTCTCTCGAAGTGCTTTGAAGTGATAGCATCTATAAAAACAATGTTCCGTGAACAATTGTTTCTACTTTTCTTCATATTATAATAACTAGTTTGCTTCGAGGCAATAAGTTAAGTTAAACAAATTAAAACACATAATTGCCATTTAACATTGTTACTTTCCGCCGTTCAGAGAGAGCACCTCATTTTCCAACGAAAaataatatcttcaaacattgtgTTCTTTCTCCCCCAACAGTCTCTTTTACCGAATGAAACCGCTCGCAGCAGCGTCTGGCATCAGGTCGAGTGTCCCTGGGATTTCAACCGGCCTCAGCACGCCACTGTTAACTACTCCAACCATTGGAGCCTGCTGTCAACAGCGGCGCAGCACCAACACAAGACACTGTCGAATATCCGTGTCGGTTCGTTGGTGCGGAACAAAATAACCCAGCAGCTGCTGCTAGATCTGGACTATTGCAGCAGCAGTGGCAGCGAGTATCAGCAACACCAGGGATCCCAGTATGAGCTTACCAATCGGGAGCTGTACAGGATGGGATTTTCCAGCCCCGAGAATTCAGCGTGCGATTGTGGCAAAAACTGTGGTCAGTGCAAACGTAATCTAGCCCGGACTCGGGAGGAAACGAAGCCAGTGATTCAACAGTTGGTGATTCTGGGCCACAGCAAGATGCAGCCAGCAAGGCGGGGCACCTGGCAAATGCAAATTAATGGCGACAGGTTCGGAGCCGGCTGGAGCCAAGTGAAAATGTAATGCATCACGGAACGGAGTGGAGTGCCAACTTACCTGCACTACTATTATCACAGAATCATTTTGTAACGGACCGAAGATGTCCTCGTTCAGGATCGTCTGCAGCTCGTTGTAGCGGTGTATCATGCGAAGAATCTCGCTGATGTTTGCCGATCGTTGGGCGCCCTCAGACACTCCCGCGCTCGTTCCATTTTGACCTAAATTGATGTTGTTTTCATTggaagaaagagaaaaagagataGTGAATCAGGATTAGTAAGGAAgtaaaataattgcactggtagTTATTGCACAAATTACGGCTGGATTATTTCCTCGTTGCTAACAGAAACACAGTCCATATAATAAATTGTAGAGGAATTGAAAGTTATGCTATGGGGAATAGATTCTCTGAAACTGGTTTTAACATTGAACAACATGAAAGTTTTAGATACAAGAATTTCATTATATAGATTATAAATTACAGAGGGCGTGTAGCATAACTTAAAACCCCATTTCAAATCCCATTTTAAACTccacaataaactctttattcTGCTTCCCTATAAGCAATCAATTGTTTTATATTAAATGACTCTTGCGCGAGCAATTCAATTTTTACTTTTCCCACAAATCATTCTTCAAGCATGACTTCATCAATTGCTTTCCCCACAAATTATTCATTATCCATAAAAACTAACATGTATGCGCTAGCAAAACATCCATTCCGTGTCAAACCGAtatgtggttctcagattttcgtcaaaagtggtaattttgttcgttatcgcaaaacattagatccgtatttttttatttttttatcagggTGCCCTTTATCATTTTAGTGTGGTTCGaatttttttccacttattcccaaaaatgacttttttcaaaaattcataacttttgaaccactgaaccgattcagatgattgacatatcaaattgaagccaacgaGCCAATGAAGCCAATagctttttattgaaaaaatattgaacttgcaaagaaactggattttattttcgttattattgttttattcgttttttattgttttcatggctctgGAAGGCTAGAAGgcgcttttttatattttttattgaatttgtttttttacataacatatctcgatattttttcgtttttgtaatatgatttttcaaagttaaccgatggttcgaaaaataattattccCCTCCACAAAACTTacaacaaaaatcataacatttgaacaactGCACCGATTCacatgatcaacatatcaaattgaagcttatgagttagttttcttcggaaaaatattacttttgcgaattgaattttggacTCCAAATCAAAACAATCCCAAACAGGAAAAGCTCTACGCACTTTATTTGGAATTAACTCTAGGGTTTTAAAATAAGCTCAATGATGATCATGTTCTGGACTTTCGACGTGAGCGATCACGTTCGAATTTGCTTGAGTTTCTGATCATGAGTAATCATGGCATTATATGTATATGGAGTCTTTTAATAAGAAGTAAAAGTTAATAAGAAAGGGTTCATTATCAAACGAACTCTATTCCTTCCTATTTGAATGCGATGAACGCATTTGgccgaattttcgaaacttaaaatttttgtatgttaacaatcatttttagccacaaattatgaatcctgatgtgatttaaaacgaaaagggttattatcaatctccttcaaaatgtagccattctcgaaatatttaaaaaaatatttctaatttataatctttttcatagtaaataatctcttttaatatgtttgtcgtgttatatcgccatgttcatgaaattttatgaattttcttataatttccaacaattttttcgattgattgaagtttgtattaagataaaaaagattttttagtttcgctacgttttgtattaacccacatgtcttcgaatgtttttaccataacgatgtgtttggaaaagttgttggaaattataagcgaattcataaaatctcagatggtataacacgacaaacatatttaaagggcctatttactattaaaaagacaataaattacaaatatttttttaaatatctcgagaatggctacatttagaaggagattgataataaccttttttgttttaaataacataaggattcataatttgtgattaaaaatgactgctaacatacaaaaactcgaagtttcgaaagttcctaaaaattcgatgttccacaaagatcgtcaaaaatagttttacc includes:
- the LOC129782014 gene encoding uncharacterized protein LOC129782014 codes for the protein MNVIRFKLPENFHPKTKVYRRKKISRCVWISPDTLFTLCEVVLRKLLLHVVPRQKFWPFVISLLPNETARSSVWHQVECPWDFNRPQHATVNYSNHWSLLSTAAQHQHKTLSNIRVGSLVRNKITQQLLLDLDYCSSSGSEYQQHQGSQYELTNRELYRMGFSSPENSACDCGKNCGQCKRNLARTREETKPVIQQLVILGHSKMQPARRGTWQMQINGDRFGAGWSQVKM